Proteins co-encoded in one Methylomonas albis genomic window:
- the ppx gene encoding exopolyphosphatase, whose translation MPHQIPTSVAAVDLGSNSFHMIICSLQNGKLQTIDRLKEMVRLAAGLDQHKNLDPITQERALACLERFGQRIRDFAPNSVAIVGTNTLRIARNSQQFINKAEKALGHPIHIISGIEEARLIYQGVAHSLGSNANNRFVMDIGGSSTEYIIGRDDIAHTKESLNMGCVTVSQNFFKNGALSKKSFRKAMLHAEQHLEPFLNTFNSKNWDEAIGASGSLKAISNVLQTMGWSNNGITNEGLEQLVAHLLKYNRIEEISFPALSIERRPVFIGAVAIVYATFKNLNIQQMTVSDGALREGLVQDLLGRIYNDDVRSQTAQTIAARYHTDTFHSEQLKETLRYIVQQLDSFPCFNDNPASLQFLEWAAELHEIGFEIAHSQYHKHSAYIIANGDLAGFSKQDQLLLSKLVRSHRKKLSLSRFADLPPPWRQHAPIMAVVFRLATLLHRNRNSKRPDFTIMIDGQDIKIDFPGPWLEQAPLTHADLKQEMYYLKEARFNLIFDQC comes from the coding sequence TTGCCACATCAAATACCGACCAGTGTTGCTGCCGTCGATCTTGGTTCCAACAGTTTTCACATGATCATATGCAGTTTACAGAACGGCAAATTACAAACTATCGACCGCTTGAAAGAAATGGTGCGGCTGGCCGCCGGACTGGATCAACACAAAAATCTAGACCCCATCACGCAAGAGCGGGCTCTAGCCTGCCTGGAGCGTTTCGGTCAACGCATCCGTGATTTCGCGCCCAACAGTGTCGCGATTGTCGGTACTAATACTTTGCGCATCGCTAGGAACTCACAACAATTCATTAATAAGGCTGAAAAAGCCTTAGGGCATCCGATCCATATCATTTCGGGCATTGAAGAAGCGCGGTTAATTTACCAAGGTGTGGCCCACAGTCTGGGCAGCAATGCCAATAACCGCTTTGTGATGGACATTGGCGGCAGTAGCACGGAGTACATTATCGGCCGCGATGATATTGCCCATACCAAAGAAAGCCTGAACATGGGTTGTGTCACAGTCAGCCAGAACTTTTTCAAAAACGGTGCGCTGTCTAAAAAATCCTTCCGTAAGGCGATGCTACATGCAGAGCAACATCTGGAACCTTTTCTAAACACTTTCAACTCCAAAAACTGGGACGAAGCCATCGGTGCCTCCGGCAGCCTGAAAGCTATCAGTAATGTCCTACAAACCATGGGGTGGAGTAATAACGGCATTACCAACGAAGGACTGGAACAGTTGGTCGCGCACCTATTGAAATATAATCGAATCGAAGAGATCAGCTTTCCGGCCTTGAGCATCGAACGGCGACCGGTGTTTATCGGTGCGGTAGCAATTGTCTATGCCACGTTCAAAAACTTGAACATCCAGCAAATGACGGTTTCAGATGGGGCATTGCGGGAAGGTTTGGTGCAGGACCTGCTGGGCAGAATTTACAATGATGACGTCCGTTCGCAGACTGCCCAAACCATTGCCGCCCGTTACCACACCGACACCTTCCACAGCGAACAACTCAAAGAAACCTTGCGTTACATTGTTCAGCAACTGGATAGTTTCCCTTGCTTTAACGACAATCCAGCCAGCTTACAGTTCTTGGAATGGGCCGCGGAATTGCATGAGATTGGCTTCGAGATTGCCCATAGCCAATACCACAAACACAGCGCCTATATTATTGCGAATGGCGATTTGGCGGGCTTTTCCAAACAAGATCAGTTGCTGCTATCGAAACTGGTGCGTAGTCACCGCAAAAAACTTAGTTTGAGCCGATTTGCGGATTTACCACCGCCCTGGCGGCAGCATGCGCCGATTATGGCTGTGGTGTTTCGGCTGGCCACGTTGCTGCATCGCAATCGCAATAGTAAGCGCCCTGACTTTACTATCATGATAGATGGTCAGGATATAAAAATAGACTTTCCGGGGCCTTGGCTTGAACAAGCACCGCTGACACATGCCGATCTGAAACAAGAAATGTACTACCTCAAGGAGGCCCGCTTTAATCTTATCTTCGATCAATGCTGA
- a CDS encoding ABC transporter ATP-binding protein, with amino-acid sequence MTALSIQNLKKTYNNGFLALIGVDLDVQRGDFFALLGPNGAGKSTLIGIISSLVNKTSGSVSIFGHDLDKDNVAAKTCIGVVPQEVNFNQFETSMSVVMNQAGYYGIPRKQALQRTEQCLRQMELWDKRDVVSRRLSGGMKRRLMIARAMVHSPRLLILDEPTAGVDIEIRRSMWEMMQEVNKQGTTIILTTHYLEEAESLCRNIAIINNGQIIEKSAMNSLLSRLHTDHFVLDIARPLSVAPMIEGYDIALNADTVLDVAVPKSLGLNRLFQALSEQHIEVLSLRNKSNRLEQLFLDLVQ; translated from the coding sequence ATGACGGCTTTATCCATCCAAAACCTAAAAAAGACCTATAACAATGGCTTTCTGGCCTTGATAGGCGTGGATCTCGATGTCCAGCGCGGCGACTTTTTCGCGTTGTTGGGTCCCAATGGCGCCGGCAAATCGACCTTGATCGGCATCATCAGTTCGCTGGTCAACAAAACCAGCGGATCGGTCAGCATCTTCGGTCACGATTTGGATAAAGATAATGTTGCTGCCAAAACCTGTATTGGCGTGGTACCTCAGGAAGTCAACTTCAATCAGTTCGAAACCAGCATGAGTGTGGTGATGAACCAAGCCGGCTATTATGGCATTCCGCGCAAGCAAGCCTTGCAGCGCACCGAACAATGCTTGCGGCAAATGGAGTTGTGGGATAAGCGCGATGTAGTGTCTCGGCGTTTGTCCGGCGGTATGAAGCGGCGCTTGATGATAGCCAGAGCGATGGTACATTCGCCGCGCTTGTTGATACTGGACGAACCTACCGCCGGCGTTGATATCGAGATCCGTCGCTCGATGTGGGAAATGATGCAGGAGGTAAACAAGCAGGGCACCACTATCATTTTGACTACCCATTATCTGGAAGAAGCCGAAAGCCTGTGCCGGAATATCGCCATCATCAATAACGGCCAAATCATCGAGAAATCGGCGATGAACAGCTTGTTGAGTCGCTTGCATACCGATCATTTCGTATTGGATATTGCCCGCCCGCTGAGCGTCGCGCCGATGATAGAGGGGTACGACATTGCTCTGAATGCCGACACCGTATTGGATGTGGCTGTACCGAAAAGCCTCGGTCTAAACCGATTATTTCAGGCGCTATCTGAGCAACATATCGAAGTCCTCAGCCTGCGGAACAAGTCCAATCGACTGGAACAATTATTTTTGGATTTGGTGCAATGA
- a CDS encoding ABC transporter permease — translation MNYSVAFFTILIKEIRRFTRIWPQTLLPPAITTALYFLIFGKLIGDRIGLVHGVSYMDYIVPGIILMSVISHSYSNVVSSFYSTKFQRHIEELLVAPVPNYVILAGYVCGGIVRGVLVGVVVAGISMLFTQTTILHWDVAVIVFVLTATLFALAGFINAVFADSFDDISIIPNFVLTPLSYLGGVFYSVEMLPGIWQKIAQANPILYMINAFRYGMIGVSDVGIELAFAMTGGFIVFLTALSLLLLHKGIGIKN, via the coding sequence ATGAATTATTCGGTCGCATTTTTTACGATTTTAATCAAAGAAATCCGCCGTTTCACCCGGATTTGGCCGCAAACCTTATTGCCGCCGGCCATTACCACGGCGCTGTATTTTCTAATCTTCGGCAAGTTGATCGGTGACCGTATCGGTTTGGTGCACGGCGTCAGCTATATGGATTACATCGTACCCGGCATTATTCTGATGTCAGTGATCAGTCATTCGTACTCCAATGTGGTGTCCTCGTTTTATTCCACTAAATTTCAGCGCCATATCGAAGAGCTCTTGGTGGCACCGGTGCCGAACTACGTGATTTTGGCCGGTTACGTTTGCGGGGGTATCGTTCGCGGGGTGTTGGTTGGCGTGGTGGTCGCGGGTATTTCTATGCTGTTTACCCAGACTACGATTCTGCATTGGGACGTCGCGGTCATAGTGTTTGTGCTGACTGCAACCTTGTTCGCACTAGCCGGTTTCATCAATGCAGTGTTCGCCGATAGTTTCGACGATATTTCCATCATCCCCAACTTTGTACTGACGCCGTTGAGCTATCTGGGCGGCGTATTTTATTCGGTAGAGATGCTGCCAGGGATTTGGCAAAAAATCGCACAGGCTAACCCGATTTTATACATGATCAACGCCTTTCGTTACGGCATGATTGGCGTAAGCGATGTGGGCATCGAACTGGCTTTCGCGATGACGGGCGGGTTTATTGTGTTCTTAACCGCACTTAGTTTGCTGCTGCTGCATAAAGGTATCGGTATTAAAAACTGA
- a CDS encoding helix-turn-helix domain-containing protein, which produces MLSSKTQAVAPSKNQVSCINCSLDNICLPRGLSQAEINNISQVVKARKTLQRGDFIYREGDNFRGILAIKSGSAKLVANDSHGNEHILNILLPGELLGFDGLSAEKHGCAAIALETMSFCILPADNMEDLFKNMPSLTRELFRHTGEKMLEDKNQLVLSKRPAEERLAYFLISLSERLKRRGFSSSEFKLSLTRQEIGNHLGLALETVSRLLKKFQDDNLIVVQNRFIAIKDLVALRNMLLPLE; this is translated from the coding sequence ATGCTTTCATCAAAAACTCAAGCGGTCGCACCGAGTAAAAACCAAGTCAGTTGCATTAATTGCAGTCTGGATAATATTTGTTTACCACGCGGCCTGTCGCAAGCCGAGATCAATAACATCAGCCAAGTGGTCAAAGCCCGCAAGACGTTACAGCGCGGCGACTTTATCTACCGTGAAGGCGACAATTTCCGCGGCATTCTGGCTATAAAGTCCGGCAGTGCCAAACTGGTGGCTAACGATAGCCATGGCAACGAGCATATTTTGAATATTCTGTTGCCCGGCGAATTGCTGGGCTTCGACGGTCTATCCGCCGAAAAGCACGGCTGCGCGGCGATTGCCTTGGAAACTATGAGTTTCTGCATCCTACCGGCCGACAATATGGAAGACTTGTTCAAGAACATGCCCAGCCTGACGCGCGAATTGTTCCGGCATACCGGCGAGAAAATGCTGGAAGACAAAAATCAGCTGGTGCTAAGCAAAAGACCGGCGGAAGAACGCTTGGCTTATTTTTTGATCAGCTTGTCAGAAAGGCTGAAGCGGCGTGGATTTTCGTCGTCGGAATTCAAACTGTCGCTCACCCGTCAGGAAATCGGAAATCACCTGGGTTTGGCCTTGGAAACGGTGAGCAGGTTGCTGAAAAAATTTCAGGACGACAACTTAATCGTGGTGCAAAATCGCTTTATTGCGATCAAAGATCTTGTCGCTTTACGCAATATGTTGCTGCCTCTGGAATAA
- a CDS encoding class 1 fructose-bisphosphatase — protein MTHQVTLTQFIIEQQRGLPDASGTFTLLLNNIVTACKQISHRVNCGALIGVLGSAESENIQGEVQKKLDIITNDIMVNALDWSGSLGGMASEEIDDPIKIPKQYPKGKYLVLFDPLDGSSNIDINLTVGTIFSILRCREGVEPETEDFLRKGTEQVCAGFVLYGPSTMLVLTTGKGVNAFTLDQDIGEFILTHCNMKIPEESSEFAINMSNQRFWEPPVKRYIDECVAGTDGPRGKDFNMRWVASLVAEVYRILTRGGIFLYPHDLRDPSKPGKLRLMYEANPMAFIIEQAGGMCSTGRERILDLKPSSIHQRVPLILGSKTEVERIIGYHQQD, from the coding sequence ATGACCCACCAAGTGACCCTGACCCAGTTCATCATTGAACAGCAGCGCGGATTGCCGGATGCTTCCGGTACTTTCACGCTGCTACTGAATAATATTGTGACTGCGTGTAAACAGATTTCTCACCGCGTCAATTGCGGTGCGTTGATTGGGGTGTTAGGTAGTGCCGAATCGGAAAACATCCAGGGCGAAGTGCAAAAAAAGCTAGATATTATTACCAACGACATCATGGTTAACGCCCTGGACTGGAGCGGCTCCTTGGGTGGCATGGCATCGGAGGAAATCGACGATCCGATCAAAATCCCGAAACAGTATCCGAAGGGTAAATATCTGGTGCTGTTCGATCCGCTGGACGGCTCGTCGAATATCGATATTAACCTGACCGTCGGCACTATCTTTTCGATTCTGCGTTGCCGCGAAGGTGTCGAGCCGGAAACCGAGGATTTTTTGCGCAAAGGCACCGAACAAGTGTGCGCCGGCTTTGTGTTGTACGGCCCATCCACCATGTTGGTATTAACCACGGGCAAGGGTGTGAATGCCTTCACGCTGGATCAGGATATCGGCGAGTTCATCCTGACCCATTGCAATATGAAAATTCCAGAGGAAAGTAGCGAATTTGCTATCAACATGTCCAACCAACGCTTCTGGGAGCCGCCGGTAAAACGTTATATAGACGAATGCGTGGCCGGCACCGACGGTCCGCGCGGCAAGGACTTCAATATGCGTTGGGTCGCTTCACTGGTGGCTGAGGTCTATCGCATACTCACACGCGGCGGGATATTCCTGTATCCGCACGATTTACGCGATCCATCCAAACCCGGCAAGCTGCGTCTGATGTACGAGGCTAACCCGATGGCATTTATCATCGAACAAGCCGGCGGGATGTGTTCAACCGGTCGCGAACGGATTTTGGACCTAAAACCCAGCAGTATTCATCAACGGGTGCCGTTGATTTTAGGTTCTAAAACCGAAGTAGAACGGATAATTGGCTATCACCAGCAAGATTAA
- the fliK gene encoding flagellar hook-length control protein FliK — MEIKLPLDAKLVMALGKSGPPVSVSELKLNQVLDAKIISNQVILNTLTVSVADKTMTLQSQQALPLQPGQSLQLQVVKLLPTPELKIIALPVPQSPNSPGFAAAESSTLKLLPSPTASAPAPTAPPFTSNPLALLNPGEHVQAQVLNIGKYTLTLQLTSVPGHTDQPQQTATTGGDSRVVMDSKQLQWSEPAAKLVLSVGSRIDLQILKSGENPVLGASLSAPSTEEHIATVFKQLLPLQVPPAQLLAQLGPLLRPTASDKTVGELLKQLAHEILQQIPDKTKLFEPTTLKQAIAQSGLFMERHLVEAETNPQSLVLQDDFKLKLSKLIAQLGLELAAPKDESSAQQTPSDLLKETLQKAQGNLAKLTLDQLNSLPRDDSPKQVWILELPFFNKTNPETLQLVVEQDKQANSESSQKNWVVSITITPPELATIRCKVSCYDGSVNTRFWSESTSTVDKINTSLDYLRQQFEQKGLKPGFMDVQQGKPTQANPQTLPPQSLLSEKV; from the coding sequence ATGGAGATTAAGCTGCCTTTAGATGCGAAACTGGTGATGGCATTGGGCAAATCAGGCCCGCCAGTCTCGGTCTCGGAGTTGAAACTGAATCAAGTGTTGGACGCCAAAATCATCAGCAACCAAGTCATTCTGAATACGCTGACCGTCAGCGTTGCCGATAAAACCATGACCTTGCAGAGCCAACAGGCATTGCCGTTACAGCCCGGCCAGTCGCTACAGTTACAAGTGGTAAAACTGCTGCCGACACCGGAGTTAAAAATCATCGCGCTGCCCGTGCCCCAATCACCTAACTCTCCAGGCTTCGCGGCTGCGGAATCATCGACACTTAAACTATTGCCCTCTCCAACTGCAAGCGCACCTGCACCCACGGCGCCACCGTTCACCAGCAACCCGCTAGCGTTATTAAACCCTGGCGAACACGTCCAGGCACAGGTGTTGAATATCGGTAAATATACCCTGACTCTGCAACTAACATCGGTGCCGGGCCACACCGATCAACCGCAACAAACAGCGACAACTGGCGGCGATAGCCGAGTGGTAATGGATAGCAAACAATTGCAATGGAGCGAACCGGCGGCTAAGTTGGTGCTAAGCGTCGGTAGCCGCATCGATTTACAAATACTGAAGAGTGGCGAAAACCCAGTGCTCGGCGCGTCTTTATCGGCCCCATCAACTGAAGAACACATAGCGACAGTATTCAAACAGTTGTTGCCGCTGCAAGTACCTCCAGCGCAATTATTGGCGCAACTCGGCCCTTTGCTACGGCCCACTGCCAGCGATAAAACTGTAGGCGAACTACTCAAACAGCTTGCGCACGAAATATTGCAGCAAATTCCGGACAAAACCAAGCTGTTCGAACCGACCACGCTAAAACAAGCCATCGCCCAGTCCGGGCTGTTTATGGAACGACATTTGGTCGAGGCCGAGACGAATCCGCAATCGCTCGTGCTGCAAGACGATTTTAAATTAAAACTGAGCAAGTTGATTGCTCAGTTAGGCTTGGAACTGGCGGCCCCTAAAGACGAAAGCTCGGCACAGCAGACGCCCAGTGATTTATTAAAGGAAACCCTGCAAAAAGCCCAAGGCAATCTGGCCAAACTCACCTTGGATCAGCTCAATTCGCTACCCAGGGACGACTCACCCAAACAGGTCTGGATACTGGAATTACCGTTCTTTAATAAAACCAATCCCGAGACACTGCAACTCGTGGTGGAACAAGACAAACAAGCCAACAGTGAGAGCAGCCAAAAAAACTGGGTAGTGAGCATTACCATTACCCCTCCCGAACTTGCTACAATACGCTGCAAAGTCTCCTGTTACGACGGTAGTGTTAACACCCGGTTCTGGAGCGAATCCACCAGCACCGTGGATAAAATCAATACGAGTCTGGATTATCTAAGACAGCAATTCGAACAAAAGGGATTGAAACCAGGATTTATGGATGTTCAACAAGGAAAGCCTACACAAGCCAATCCGCAAACCCTGCCGCCGCAAAGTCTGTTGAGTGAAAAAGTCTGA
- a CDS encoding FAD:protein FMN transferase, translated as MGTPCEIQLFAAGPATANAAVALAVADIQRLEARYSRYRADSFLSEINRVAALGGSITVDDETAKLLDYAMTCYEQSDGLFDVTSGILRRAWKFDSGCLPAPALMVELLGKVGWEKVSWQSPVLSFSVQGMEIDFGGVVKEYAADCAATLCRNQGVTRGVVNLGGDIRVIGPRGDGSPWRVGIRDPRRRGDLLETLSVYEGAIASSGDYERCMVIDNVRYGHILNPKTGWPVGHLAAVTVVGDFCVVAGSASTIAMLKQTDGVAWLSQLNLPHIWVDVQGTCGGSLFQKVLGQRP; from the coding sequence ATGGGTACGCCTTGCGAGATTCAATTGTTTGCCGCCGGCCCGGCCACCGCCAATGCCGCAGTGGCTTTGGCGGTGGCCGATATACAGCGGTTGGAGGCGCGTTATTCGCGTTACCGAGCGGATAGTTTTTTGTCGGAGATTAATCGGGTGGCGGCGCTTGGCGGCTCGATTACGGTGGATGACGAAACCGCGAAGTTGCTGGATTACGCGATGACTTGCTACGAACAAAGCGATGGGCTTTTCGATGTGACATCGGGCATTTTGCGCCGGGCCTGGAAGTTCGATTCGGGCTGCTTGCCCGCGCCGGCGCTGATGGTGGAACTGCTGGGAAAAGTGGGGTGGGAGAAGGTGTCCTGGCAATCGCCGGTCTTATCCTTTTCTGTGCAGGGGATGGAGATCGATTTTGGCGGGGTGGTGAAGGAATACGCCGCAGATTGCGCGGCCACGCTTTGCCGAAACCAAGGTGTCACGCGCGGCGTGGTGAATTTGGGCGGCGATATTCGCGTGATAGGCCCCCGTGGCGATGGCAGTCCCTGGCGGGTTGGCATCCGTGATCCCCGCCGGCGCGGCGATTTGCTGGAGACGCTGAGCGTGTACGAGGGCGCGATTGCCAGCAGCGGCGATTACGAGCGCTGTATGGTTATCGATAACGTCCGGTACGGCCATATTCTCAACCCGAAAACCGGCTGGCCCGTGGGGCATTTGGCGGCGGTGACCGTGGTCGGCGATTTTTGCGTGGTGGCCGGCAGCGCATCAACGATTGCAATGTTGAAACAGACGGATGGCGTTGCCTGGTTGAGCCAGCTAAACCTGCCTCATATTTGGGTGGATGTCCAAGGCACCTGCGGCGGTTCACTTTTTCAGAAAGTGTTAGGCCAAAGGCCATAA